A stretch of the Odontesthes bonariensis isolate fOdoBon6 chromosome 5, fOdoBon6.hap1, whole genome shotgun sequence genome encodes the following:
- the aicda gene encoding single-stranded DNA cytosine deaminase codes for MITKLNSVLLPRKKFLYHYKNLRWARGRCETYLCFVVKSRVGPDSLSFDFGHLRNRNGCHVELLFLRYLGALCPGLWGYGSGKVSYSITWFCSWSPCANCSFRLAQFLNKTPNLRLRIFVSRLYFCDKEDSREREGLRMLKKAGVHITVMSYKDYFYCWQTFVAAESRFKPWNELQQNYVRLARKLSRILQPCETEDFRDAFKLLGL; via the exons ATGATTACAAAGCTAAACAG TGTGCTTCTGCCCAGAAAGAAGTTCCTCTATCACTATAAGAACTTGCGCTGGGCAAGAGGCCGGTGTGAGACATACCTCTGCTTCGTGGTGAAAAGCAGAGTGGGCCCAGACTCCTTGTCCTTTGACTTTGGACATCTCCGCAATCGCAACGGCTGCCATGTGGAG CTTCTTTTCCTGCGCTACCTGGGAGCCCTGTGCCCTGGTCTGTGGGGCTATGGTTCGGGGAAGGTCAGCTACTCCATCACTTGGTTTTGCTCCTGGTCTCCGTGTGCCAACTGCTCTTTCAGACTGGCCCAGTTCCTCAACAAGACGCCCAATCTTCGTCTCAGGATCTTTGTCTCACGCCTTTATTTCTGCGACAAGGAGGACAGCCGTGAAAGGGAGGGTCTGAGAATGCTGAAAAAAGCTGGCGTGCACATCACAGTCATGAGTTACAAAG ACTACTTCTATTGCTGGCAAACCTTTGTGGCTGCAGAGAGCAGATTCAAGCCCTGGAATGAGCTGCAGCAAAACTATGTTCGCCTGGCAAGAAAACTCAGCCGCATCCTCCAG CCCTGTGAGACAGAAGATTTCAGAGATGCCTTCAAGCTTCTTGGACTGTGA
- the nat14 gene encoding putative N-acetyltransferase 14 — translation MVRLELDQVVIRRMKEDDIEMVKALIKEGCEGTENRLILHILTRPLCLFILAVLSSMLRCLVHSFILALAIPVFLLIVFLKITMPRSTGVLGSSRPYWDYVGSSFRGTQDETLQNPYCRISGKTPGTKKPRRRIGPKHNDKEMSSEKITPEREQAAGQVWVADCEGEIVGCIFREGERRAGIRRICRLVTGCWYRREGLGRLLVQSLEQREKETGARRAYAHTPYPSKVGEVFFRKMGYQQLGEGTNEEDSDEIDKDSPERGFMGYPLTKVFYKDL, via the exons ATGGTGAGGCTGGAGCTGGACCAGGTGGTGATTAGGAGGATGAAGGAGGACGACATTGAGATGGTCAAAGCCCTCATCAAG GAGGGCTGCGAGGGCACGGAGAACCGTCTCATCCTACACATCCTCACTCGTCCGCTCTGCCTTTTCATCCTGGCTGTTCTCTCCTCCATGCTGCGCTGCCTTGTCCACTCCTTTATCCTGGCTCTGGCTATCCCTGTCTTCCTGCTGATTGTCTTTCTAAAGATCACCATGCCACGGTCAACAGGGGTTCTGGGCAGCAGCCGCCCCTACTGGGACTACGTGGGCAGCAGCTTCAGAGGAACACAAGATGAGACACTGCAGAATCCTTACTGCAGGATCAGCGGAAAGACACCAGGGACAAAAAAG CCAAGGCGCAGAATTGGACCCAAACACAACGACAAAGAGATGTCATCTGAGAAGATCACCCCGGAGAGGGAACAGGCAGCAGGGCAGGTGTGGGTGGCAGACTGCGAGGGGGAGATCGTGGGCTGCATCTTCCGGGAGGGTGAGAGACGAGCAGGCATCAGGAGGATCTGCAGGCTGGTGACGGGCTGCTGGTACCGCAGGGAGGGCCTGGGCCGGCTGCTCGTCCAGAGTCTGGAGCAGAGGGAGAAGGAGACCGGCGCACGCAGAGCATACGCACACACCCCCTACCCGTCCAAGGTGGGCGAAGTCTTCTTCAGAAAAATGGGCTATCAGCAGCTGGGGGAGGGGACTAATGAAGAAGATAGTGATGAGATTGATAAAGACAGTCCAGAGAGAGGCTTTATGGGTTACCCCCTCACTAAGGTGTTCTACAAAGACTTGTGA
- the znf628 gene encoding uncharacterized protein znf628 — MANSVALVVQTELLPSQSTASLSPFPSLLGSGEDGDDDKDRVELVEGDKGVVEGGEEVVLDMVTSTVSEPAQQPEQSDHPFQCLDCGKSFRWSSRLTHHQRSHNNERPYRCNLCPKAFKGSSALLYHQRSHSGEKPYKCNDCGKAFKRSSLLQVHQSVHTGLRTFLCPYCPLTFKWSSHYQYHLRQHTGECPYPCDACPKAFKNSSSLRRHKNVHLGLKPYTCTVCSKSFTQSTNLRQHMRIHTGERPYICGECGRSFTHSSNLALHKNSHSNLNAGGKEGKKGEDGRKGNEVVEVVVGAEEVTSSMLTDMVGFVSQEGTDGVGVGMEEVFLSTTSGQNPSLLTLTASGENVCTSRAIGTEVHLSTDTGASVLLYSCGSCSQTFGTRTELEEHQAIHMAPEEHGASGEAGHSTGMEVGDGLVGAGHLLADFEEVVETTTVSESGQTTEVLLGLTEVPDGNNANVGTTQAQFDLLQSFTEVTQSSEAVQPEARTTWAGLSCGYCNKTFKTSGGLNRHVSLMHSLSSQSRSQFSCSACDRSFPLLSSLLTHQHSHTPEQRLLAEAEAEIVCPPSLSLSLPMPSSPGQADKQQEGQREMHVDIIAVGEEQEEQPAKSTKSHKKAGTSKSTPAGERPYRCSECGKAFKGSSGLKYHMRDHTGERPYRCTECGKSFKRSSLLSIHQRVHTGVRAFQCPHCPLTFKWSSHYQYHLRQHTGERPYVCKECGKSFKNTSCLRRHSQMHSGLRPHTCSICSKSFSQTSNLKQHERTHSGERPFQCTRCSKSFTHSSNLQLHLRTHSSLKDYKCPYCSKEFVMHSYLQRHIRTHGSGVSLPCPGGGGKEGVAVKANVAGMTATTTLLNPITLEASGNSGSLIVSQPALNIPPNTSQNYFMIQTASGLQLIPLSTPTPVPPPPPPPPPPPSQSQNYLLLQCPSNNGSQSSLILFPTANNPPPAPEPQSLPVLQTIHAFQPVLNQTQTHIPQFPSVSQQQQQTRIIITNSNNAHTPVATPAHNISASSLLTKPILGKSTRTARGRRGRKPKAALQQAATAPVSQAAAFPATNCCATSGAQTANAATVSSSLSTVSSCSLSTSSSTVQMPSSSTTVAPTVDTSGPPPAVSMVTPATTVATASVSTPVSAPPVRQPQSFVEQVRSGETTTGKQFVLCFDNKEQGKEGRTMGECGESYVLQFEGNASGEAGDGEMGGEGKSLLLQFNTGGQGEEEKGGDKGGMMSLLHEWGGEKQGERQAGEEGTQEESYVLHFHTEAQDSGASSASFSQGQDNSLQLSCAPNQNLVPLDGQEVVFELGGEIKMEQEAEEGMQMIALIEGEGGMMGEEGAGCTAASGAVSEDEGDMGGIFQLQNGDEIVIIEVSTSSLREGRMERGGEGEISQSSEVKYDSGTADAKEKSPKEDNSADSADAEISSEDTKNNGTISDS, encoded by the exons ATGGCTAACTCGGTGGCCTTGGTGGTCCAAACAGAACTCCTGCCATCTCAGTCCACTGCCTCCCTCTCACCTTTCCCATCACTTCTTGGCTCAGGAGAGGATGGCGACGACGACAAGGATAGAGTGGAGCTTGTGGAGGGAGATAAGGGGGTAGTGGAAGGCGGAGAGGAGGTGGTTCTGGACATGGTGACATCAACGGTGTCCGAGCCAGCTCAGCAGCCCGAGCAGTCAGACCATCCCTTCCAGTGTCTGGACTGTGGCAAGAGCTTCAGGTGGTCCTCCAGGCTGACGCACCACCAGCGGAGCCACAACAACGAGAGACCCTACCGCTGCAACCTCTGCCCCAAGGCCTTCAAGGgctcctctgctctgctctacCACCAACG GTCTCACTCCGGGGAAAAGCCTTATAAATGCAACGATTGTGGCAAAGCCTTCAAACGCTCATCTCTTCTCCAG GTCCATCAGAGTGTCCACACTGGCCTCCGTACCTTCTTGTGCCCCTATTGCCCCCTGACTTTCAAATGGAGCTCTCACTACCAGTATCACCTACGCCAGCACACTGGAGAGTGCCCGTACCCGTGTGACGCTTGCCCGAAGGCTTTCAAGAACTCAAGCAGCCTACGGCGACACAAGAATGTCCATCTTGGTCTCAAGCCTTACACGTGCACGGTGTGTAGTAAATCCTTCACTCAGTCTACCAACCTGAGGCAGCACATGAGGATACACACAGGCGAGAGGCCGTACATCTGCGGCGAGTGTGGACGAAGCTTCACGCATTCATCAAACTTGGCTCTGCACAAGAACTCCCACTCCAACCTCAACGcaggagggaaggagggaaagAAGGGAGAGGatggaaggaaaggaaatgaggTAGTGGAGGTGGTGGTCGGGGCAGAGGAAGTGACATCGTCAATGTTGACAGACATGGTAGGATTTGTGAGCCAGGAAGGAACTGATGGAGTCGGGGTGGGGATGGAAGAAGTGTTCCTGTCAACCACCTCTGGTCAGAATCCAAGCCTGCTCACCCTCACTGCTTCTGGGGAGAATGTGTGCACATCCAGGGCCATTGGGACAGAGGTTCACCTGAGCACTGACACCGGGGCCAGTGTGCTGCTGTAcagctgtggcagctgcagccaAACCTTTGGCACACGGACAGAGCTGGAGGAGCACCAGGCCATCCACATGGCTCCAGAGGAGCATGGGGCCAGTGGAGAGGCAGGGCACAGTACAGGGATGGAGGTTGGAGATGGGCTTGTGGGAGCTGGGCACCTGCTGGCCGACTTTGAGGAGGTGGTGGAGACGACCACTGTGTCTGAAAGTGGACAGACGACAGAGGTGCTCCTTGGTTTGACAGAGGTACCAGATGGAAACAATGCA AATGTGGGCACCACCCAGGCCCAGTTTGACCTGTTACAGAGCTTCACCGAGGTGACTCAGAGTTCTGAGGCCGTTCAGCCAGAGGCCAGAACCACATGGGCAGGGCTGTCATGTGGCTACTGCAATAAGACCTTTAAGACCAGTGGAGGCCTCAACAGACATGTTTCACTG ATGCACTCTCTTTCATCGCAGTCCCGCTCCCAGTTCAGCTGCTCTGCCTGTGACCGCTCCTTTCCTCTTCTCTCCTCGCTTCTCACCCACCAACACTCCCACACCCCAGAGCAGCGCCTCCTGGCTGAGGCAGAGGCCGAGATAGTATGCCCTCCGTCCCTTTCCCTGTCTCTCCCCATGCCCTCCTCTCCAGGCCAGGCCGACAAGCAGCAGGAGGGCCAGAGGGAGATGCATGTCGACATCATTGCTGTCGGCGAGGAACAAGAGGAACAGCCGGCCAAGTCGACCAAATCCCACAAAAAGGCAGGAACCAGCAAAAGCACCCCTGCTGGAG agaggccgtACCGCTGTTCAGAATGTGGAAAAGCCTTCAAAGGTTCATCAGGGCTGAAGTACCACATGAGGGATCACACTGGGGAAAGGCCCTACCGCTGCACAGAGTGTGGAAAGAGCTTCAAGAGGTCATCACTGCTCTCCATCCATCAGCGA GTACATACAGGAGTACGGGCCTTCCAGTGTCCTCACTGCCCTCTTACTTTTAAATGGAGCTCCCACTACCAGTATCACCTGCGGCAGCACACGGGTGAGAGGCCTTATGTGTGTAAAGAGTGCGGCAAGTCCTTCAAGAACACGAGCTGCCTGCGTCGACACAGTCAGATGCATTCTGGTCTGCGGCCTCATACGTGCTCCATCTGCTCCAAGTCTTTCTCCCAGACGTCGAATCTCAAGCAG CATGAACGTACCCATTCTGGCGAGAGACCTTTTCAGTGCACACGCTGCAGTAAAAGTTTTACACACTCCTCcaaccttcagctccacctTCGCACACACTCTTCACTCAAGGACTACAAATGCCCGTACTGCTCCAAGGAGTTCGTCATGCACTCTTACTTGCAGAGACACATTCGCACCCACGGCAGTGGCGTTTCCCTTCCTTGCCCTGGTGGTGGAGGAAAAGAAGGCGTGGCTGTGAAAGCCAATGTGGCAGGCATGACCGCCACCACTACCCTGCTAAACCCCATCACCCTGGAAGCCTCAGGAAACAGTGGCAGTCTGATTGTGTCCCAGCCAGCACTTAATATTCCCCCAAACACCTCCCAGAACTACTTTATGATTCAGACAGCCAGCGGCCTGCAGCTTATTCCTCTGTCAACTCCTACACCagttccccctcctcctcctcctccaccaccacctccgTCCCAGTCACAAAACTATCTGCTGCTGCAGTGTCCTTCCAATAATGGCAGCCAGTCCAGTTTGATTCTCTTCCCCACAGCAAACAACCCTCCACCGGCTCCGGAGCCTCAGTCCCTGCCTGTGCTTCAGACGATCCACGCATTCCAGCCCGTCCTCAACCAAACACAAACTCACATACCCCAGTTTCCCTCCGTATCCCAGCAACAACAGCAGACCAGGATCATAATTACTAACAGTAATAATGCTCACACTCCTGTTGCCACGCCAGCTCACAACATCTCAGCCAGCTCCCTGCTTACCAAGCCCATATTAGGGAAGAGCACACGGACAGCACGGGGCCGACGGGGGCGCAAACCAAAAGCTGCTCTTCAGCAAGCTGCAACAGCTCCTGTCAGTCAGGCCGCAGCTTTTCCAGCAACAAACTGTTGTGCGACGAGTGGCGCCCAGACTGCTAACGCCGCCACAGTGTCATCTTCTCTGTCCACCGTTTCCTCCTGTTCCCTGTCAACATCTTCTTCTACTGTCCAGATGCCTTCATCCTCCACCACTGTAGCGCCCACAGTGGACACCTCAGGACcccctccagctgtttccatgGTTACGCCAGCCACCACAGTAGCCACAGCATCAGTCTCTactcctgtttctgctcctccAGTTAGGCAACCTCAATCCTTTGTGGAGCAAGTGAGAAGTGGGGAAACTACAACAGGGAAACAATTTGTCTTGTGTTTTGATAATAAAGAACAAGGAAAGGAGGGGAGGACAATGGGGGAGTGTGGGGAGTCATACGTGTTGCAGTTTGAGGGGAATGCATCTGGCGAAGCAGGTGATGGCGAAATGGGTGGAGAGGGAAAGTCGCTTTTGTTGCAGTTTAACACGGGTGGGcaaggtgaagaagaaaagggGGGAGATAAAGGAGGGATGATGTCACTTCTGCATGAATGGGGTGGAGAAAAGCAGGGTGAGAGACAGGCGGGTGAAGAGGGCACTCAGGAAGAGTCATACGTTCTTCATTTCCACACTGAGGCACAGGACAGTGGTGCATCCAGTGCTTCCTTCAGCCAAGGGCAAGACAACAGCCTGCAGCTTTCCTGTGCACCCAACCAAAATTTAGTGCCCCTTGATGGGCAGGAGGTAGTGTTTGAACTTGGGGGTGAGATCAAGATGGAGCAGGAAGCCGAGGAGGGCATGCAGATGATAGCGCTGATTGAAGGTGAAGGAGGAATGATGGGAGAGGAGGGGGCAGGTTGCACTGCTGCGAGTGGCGCAGTCTCTGAAGACGAGGGAGACATGGGAGGTATATTTCAGCTGCAAAATGGAGATGAAATTGTGATAATTGAGGTCAGCACCAGTAGCTTAAGAGAAGGTAGAAtggagaggggaggggagggggagaTCTCCCAAAGCAGTGAAGTGAAATATGATAGTGGAACAGCAGATGCGAAGGAAAAATCTCCGAAGGAAGACAACTCTGCGGACAGCGCAGATGCAGAAATCTCGTCtgaagacacaaaaaacaatgGCACTATATCTGATTCTTAA